The genomic DNA GGGTGGCGGGTTCGGCTTTCACCATGGTGGGCTCAACTGGGCCAACGGCGGGTCAGTTATACATTGTTGATACCTTCTTAGTGGTGGTATTTGGTGGCGCATCCAGCTTACTGGGCACCGTTGCCTCGGCCTTCACCATCTCACAAGCGCAATCAACCATGGAGTTTTTCCTCAGTGGTTCGATGGCCAAAGTACTTACCTTATTAACCGTTGTTGGAATATTGATGCTGCGTCCTCAAGGTTTATTTTCGCTCAAAGTTCGTCGTTAGGGAGAAAGCAGAATGTTATTTCAAACTAATTCAGATGCTCCGCAGGACAGCAACTCAGTAGGCTGGTGGAAATACCTGCTACTGGCTGCGCTACTGTTTATTGTGCTGCCGCTGGCCTTAGATATTTTTCGCTTAAACCTAGTGGGTAAATACCTAACCTATGCTTTTGTCGCGATTGGTTTGGTGTTGTGTTGGGGCTGTGGCGGGATCTTGAGCCTGGGCCAAGGGGTATTTTTTGGCCTAGGTGGCTATTGCATGGCGATGTTCCTTAAATTGGAAGCTTCCGACCCTGAATCTACCGCGATCCAATCCACCCCTGGCATTCCCGACTTTATGGACTGGAACCAGCTAACCGAGTTGCCTTGGTTTTGGCAGCCCTTCCATAGTTTAGGTTTCACTTTGATCGCAGTGATTGCGGTGCCGGTATTGTTTGCCTTCATCATTGCGGTGGCCATGTTTACTCGCCGAGTGGGCGGGGTGTACTTTGCCATTATCACGCAGGCGATAGCCGCCATTTTGACCATTTTGATTATTGGTCAGCAGGGCTATACCGGCGGGGTGAATGGGATCACCGATTTACGCACCTTTCTGGGGTGGGATATTCGTTCGGAGTTTTCCCAATATCTGCTGTATTTCATCAATGCTGCCTTGTTGTTTGCTTGCCTGATGGTGGCCTTGTACATCAAACGCTGTAAGTTAGGTCGACTATTGGTGGCAATGCGGGAAAAAGAAGACCGCGTTCGTTTCTCCGGTTACAACGTAGCTAGCTTTAAAATCTTCATCTTCTGTATTGGCGCTGCCTTTGCCGCGATTGGCGGGGCGATGTTCACTCTGCAAGTGGGTTTCATGTCGCCGTCTTTTGTTGGCATTGTGCCTTCGATTGAAATGGTGATTTTCTGTGCCGTAGGTGGACGCTTGTCCTTGTTGGGTGCGGTGTATGGCACCTTGTTGGTGAATCTGGCTAAAACCAGTTTCTCCGAGTCCTTCCCCGAGTTGTGGTTATTTGCCATGGGCGCTTTGTTCATTGGCGTAGTGATGGCCTTTCCCGATGGCTTGGCGGGCCTTTATCAAGAGCATATTGAACCGCGTATTAAACGCCGCTTTAAGCGTAAACCCAGTCCTGCTGTTAAGTCGGTAGCCGCTGAGCAAGCAGCCGATAGCAGCAAGCCTACATCACCATCAGTAGAGGAGCGCGGTAATGCAACAGCCTAAGCAAACAACAGCCCGCAAAGATTTTGTATTGAGCGTAGAGGGCTTAACCGTTTCGTTCGATGGTTTTAAGGCGGTGGATGATTTGTCGCTGTACGTCGAGGAGAAAGAAATTCGAGTAATTATTGGCCCCAACGGAGCCGGTAAAACCACGGTGCTGGATTTGATTTGTGGCCGTACCAAGGCGACTCAAGGCTCAATCAAATTTAAGCAAAAAGAACTCACCAAGTTAAAGGAACATCAGATTGTACATGCAGGGGTGGGGCGAAAGTTCCAAAACCCCTCAATTTATGAAGATCTCACGGTGTTTGAAAACTTAGAAATTTCTTATCCGCGAGGGCGCAATGTTTGGGGCGCTTTAACCTTCAAGCGTGATCAAGCGGTGCAAGACAAAATCATGGAAATTGCCGAGATGGTATTTCTTAGCGACAAGCTACATGACCAAGCCGACTTACTCAGTCATGGGCAAAAGCAGTGGTTGGAGATTGGCATGCTGCTGATCCAAGACCCTGAATTGCTGATGTTGGATGAGCCAGTAGCGGGCATGTCAGTGGCCGAACGCAAGCAAACCGCCGCCCTGTTGCAAAGCATTACGCAGCAGCGCTCAGTATTGGTGATTGAGCACGACATGCAGTTTGTGGAAGACATCGCCGACCGAGTCACGGTGTTGCATCAGGGCAAGGTCTTATCGGAAGGCTCGATGCAGCGGGTGAAGAATGATCCCAAGGTCATTGAAGTGTACCTAGGTCACTAAGGAGAAGGTGATGTTACAACTAAGCGATTACAGCGTGGCCTACGGGCAAAGTGAAGTGATATCAGAGCTGAACTTTTCGCTAAAGCCAAATGAAATTGTCGCCATTTTGGGGCGCAACGGCATGGGCAAAACCACTTTGATGAAGTCTCTGATCGGCATGATCCCCAGTCGCAGCGGCAATGTGGAGCTTGCTGGCAAGAGTTTAAACAAGCAAAAAAGTTATCAGCGGGTGGCTTCGGGTTTAGGTTTTGTCCCGCAAGGGCGAATGATTTTTTCCACCATGACGGTGCAGGAGAACATTGAAACCGGCTTAACCAGCATTGGCCAAAGCAAGGTACCCGACGACTTGTACAGTATTTTCCCGGTGCTGTGGGAAATGCGTCATCGTCGCGGTGGCAACTTATCTGGTGGGCAACAGCAGCAGCTGGCCATCGCTCGTGCGCTAGCCAGCAACCCCAGTGTATTGCTGCTGGATGAACCCACCGAAGGTATTCAACCTTCAATCATTAAAGATATGGCAAAAACCCTGAAACAAATTCGCGACCAGCGTGGTTTGTCGATAGTGGTTTCCGAGCAAGTTCTGAGTTTTGCCCTTGATGTTGCAGATCGAATTCTCGTAATTGAAAAGGGAAAAATAGTGCATGACGTGCTGCGCGACGAAGTTGATGAACAACAAGTGGCAGCTTATTTATCAGTATAAAAGTGGTTAGTTATATTCAAGGAGAAGAACCATGGCAGAAACAATTATTAAAGTGGACTTAAGCAAATCAGCCTACGAAAACGAAAATCTACACAACCGCTGGCATCCCGACATTCCGATGGCGGCAATGGTTAAGCCCGGTGACGACTTTATTTTGGAGTGTATCGACTGGACCGGTGGGCAGATCAAAAACAACGATGATGCTTCGGATGTGCGCGATGTGGATTTAACTCAGGTGCACTTTTTGTCAGGCCCGGTTGGGGTAGAAGGCGCTGAGCCAGGCGATTTATTGGAAGTCGATATTCTAGATATTGGTACTTTTGAAGAGTCGCAGTGGGGCTTTAACGGCTTCTTCTCTAAACAAAATGGCGGCGGCTTTTTAGACGAGCACTTCCCCGAAGCGCAAAAGTCGATTTGGGACTTCAACGGCATGTTCACTAAATCAAGACATGTTCCTGGTGTTGAATTTGCTGGTTTAATTCACCCTGGCTTAATCGGCTGTTTACCTTCTAAGA from Agarivorans gilvus includes the following:
- the urtC gene encoding urea ABC transporter permease subunit UrtC, yielding MLFQTNSDAPQDSNSVGWWKYLLLAALLFIVLPLALDIFRLNLVGKYLTYAFVAIGLVLCWGCGGILSLGQGVFFGLGGYCMAMFLKLEASDPESTAIQSTPGIPDFMDWNQLTELPWFWQPFHSLGFTLIAVIAVPVLFAFIIAVAMFTRRVGGVYFAIITQAIAAILTILIIGQQGYTGGVNGITDLRTFLGWDIRSEFSQYLLYFINAALLFACLMVALYIKRCKLGRLLVAMREKEDRVRFSGYNVASFKIFIFCIGAAFAAIGGAMFTLQVGFMSPSFVGIVPSIEMVIFCAVGGRLSLLGAVYGTLLVNLAKTSFSESFPELWLFAMGALFIGVVMAFPDGLAGLYQEHIEPRIKRRFKRKPSPAVKSVAAEQAADSSKPTSPSVEERGNATA
- the urtD gene encoding urea ABC transporter ATP-binding protein UrtD is translated as MQQPKQTTARKDFVLSVEGLTVSFDGFKAVDDLSLYVEEKEIRVIIGPNGAGKTTVLDLICGRTKATQGSIKFKQKELTKLKEHQIVHAGVGRKFQNPSIYEDLTVFENLEISYPRGRNVWGALTFKRDQAVQDKIMEIAEMVFLSDKLHDQADLLSHGQKQWLEIGMLLIQDPELLMLDEPVAGMSVAERKQTAALLQSITQQRSVLVIEHDMQFVEDIADRVTVLHQGKVLSEGSMQRVKNDPKVIEVYLGH
- the urtE gene encoding urea ABC transporter ATP-binding subunit UrtE is translated as MLQLSDYSVAYGQSEVISELNFSLKPNEIVAILGRNGMGKTTLMKSLIGMIPSRSGNVELAGKSLNKQKSYQRVASGLGFVPQGRMIFSTMTVQENIETGLTSIGQSKVPDDLYSIFPVLWEMRHRRGGNLSGGQQQQLAIARALASNPSVLLLDEPTEGIQPSIIKDMAKTLKQIRDQRGLSIVVSEQVLSFALDVADRILVIEKGKIVHDVLRDEVDEQQVAAYLSV
- a CDS encoding acetamidase/formamidase family protein, encoding MAETIIKVDLSKSAYENENLHNRWHPDIPMAAMVKPGDDFILECIDWTGGQIKNNDDASDVRDVDLTQVHFLSGPVGVEGAEPGDLLEVDILDIGTFEESQWGFNGFFSKQNGGGFLDEHFPEAQKSIWDFNGMFTKSRHVPGVEFAGLIHPGLIGCLPSKSMLEEWNRREKELFDTNPSVCQC